TCTGCTTGAAAAAGTTCTTTTAGAAAATAACATGCTTGAGGGAAATTCAATTGTTCCGAATGCAACGGTTTCTAATGAGGATAAGAGAATAATCACACGGACGGTTAATTATTTAAATAGCATTAATGATATAGATAAAGTAGCGTGGCTTCCGGCCAACGTAGTACTTTTCGATAATTTTCAAAAGACGTTTGGTTTTGAGCAAATGTATGAGCAGCAATCACATGGAGGCGTTTATCAATACGCCCACTTAGATTGGGATCAGAATCCAGTCGTGAATATTGATGATATGGATCTTATGATTCATCTTTCCACGTACAGCGGAAGCCAGTTGATTCCACTAGAAATAGGAGAAAGAAATTTTCAACTTAAGCTGCAGCAAGGCGCAAAATTTTCTACTGTCACGATTGTTGATGAAGGTGATAGGGAAGTCATTCAATTCAATACAAAGGAACTTGTAGAGCATATATTAGCGGATAACGAGGGAAATTCCGGAAATAAAGGACCGTCGTTAACGGTGGAGCAAGCTACATTTAACATCGAAAATGACGAAGTGAAAGTAAGTGTTTTAGCTAATTCAGTTGATTATTATGACGCCCAATATCAGGCCGACTTTTATCTATTCTTGAAAATCAAATAAAGAAAGATTATTCATAGCCAGCTTATAGCTGGCTTTTTTGAGGTTGATGATTATTGCAATGTTTACTTCCACATGTTCAGCGCCTAAAAAATTATTGACACTATTTACTATTCGTCTTATAGTAAATAGTGAAATCGTTCACAAGGAACTTATTTTTGAAATACTTTTTTAAAAAGTTAGGAAATCAAATGCCAAAAGAAATTACAGCTGCATAGGCGGCAGGGTTAATAGAAGACGGCGATACAGTTGTAGCAAGTGAGTTTGTATGTTTATATGTATGACTATTTTACTGACTGCTACAAGAGGAAAGGAAGTTTCACATGAATATTCAATTGAATCGCTGGAGAGTTTTAATTGCCTCAACAATTATCAATCTCTGTGTTGGTGCAGTATATGCGTTCAGTATTTTTGCACTCCCATTAACAGAAGTACTTGATGCTTCTATAAGTGAAATTATGATAGCTTTTACAATTAACGCAGCACTTTTTCCGATCCCAATGATTCTCGGAGGTAAATTAGTCGATAAAGGCTACGCAAAGATTGCCATCATGCTAGGTGGTTCCTTATTTGGGGTTGGTTTTGTTTTATCTGGTTTAGTGACAGCTACGTGGATGCTCTATATTACTTACGGTATCATAGGCGGCTTGGGCCAAGGAATGGTTTACTCTGCAACGATTGGAAATTCCGTAAAACTATTTCCAGATAAAAAAGGATTGGCAACAGGTATCGTAACAGCCGGATATGGCGGTGGCGCGATTTTGATTGCACCAATTGCTAACGCATTAATTTCAAGTAAGGGCGTTCAACCGACATTAATGACTCTTGGTGTTACATTCTTAGTGATCATTCTAAGCTTTAGTTTATTAGTAAAAGCATGCCCAGTTGGTTATACACCACAGGGATGGACGCCACCAGGAGGCAATAAAGGTAGTAGTATTAATATTCCTTGGAATGAAATGGTTAAAAAACCAATCTTTTATGTGATTATTAGTATGTTCTGTATTGGTGCCTTATCCGGAATGATGATCACTTCTAACGCATCTGTCATTGGACAGACGATGTTTGGGTTATCAGCGGCAACAGCAGCATTGTATGTCAGCTTGTATTCGCTTAGCAATTGTCTTGGCCGTGTTTTTTGGGGAGCAGTATCCGATAAAATTGGACGCACCAAATGCTTAATGATTATCTACGTGGTCATTGCTGCGATGATGTTGACGATTGCTACAGCGACTTCAGTTACTGGATTCGTAGTGGCGATAATTGGAATTGGATTATGTTTTGGCGGGACAATGGGCATATTTCCATCTATCGTAAGTGAGAAATTTGGGATGAAGTATTATGGTGTCAATTACGGGATTACCTTTATCGGTTATTCAGGCGCCGCATTTTTCGGACCTAGAATTGCTAATAGTGTTGCAGCACAAAATGATGGCATGTTCACGAATGCTTTCTATATTGCATTGGTCATTTCTTTAGTTGGTTTGCTTTTAACATTTGTTTTTAAAGCAATGGAAAATAAAAAACAAGCAGTAAGTTTAAGTGCAACGGAAAGTGTAATAAATTAATAGGTATTCAGTGTTCAAGGCGGCATCACTTAAATTGTCTTGAGAACTACAAAACTAGGGGCAAAGAAATAAATAAGGTCATTACGTTTTAAGTGGGTATTGAAAAGGTTTATATTTTCAATACCCGCTTTTTTGATACAATTAATAGGGGGAGTGACAATATATTTTATTCAAAGGGGACAAGGTGAAATGGTCATAAGTATTAAACAGTGTAGCCAAAGCGATTTGTATAAATTACAGGAGATTAGTTATGAAACATTTGACGAGACTTTTAGAGAGCAGAATTCGCCTGAAAATATGAATGCTTATTTGGAAAAAGCATTTAATCTAAACCAGTTGGAAAATGAATTATCTACTCCTCATTCACAATTCTTTTTTATTTATGTAAATAGCGATATTGCTGGATATTTAAAAGTGAATACGAATGATGCACAGTCTGAAGACATGGGGAATGCGTCACTTGAAATTGAAAGAATTTATATAAAGAAGCAATTTCAAGGACTTGGACTTGGAAAACAGTTATTCAATCAGGCAATAGAAATCGCTTTGGAACAAAATAAGCAGTCAGTTTGGTTAGGTGTATGGGAAAAAAATGAACATGCAATTGCTTTTTATGAAAAGGTAGGGTTTGTCCAGACTGAACTGAACCCCGAATAGTGGACACTTTAAAAAAAGTGACCTATTCGGGGTTTTTTCTGTTTTAAAAACCCGTTATACTAAAAAAAATACTTAGAACGGGAGATTTTCGAATGAGTAAAATAATTTTCAACGAAATTCAAAGAAAGCAACTAGAATCAAATCCAAATGTCGCCTCTGTATCAGATCGTGCCATTCAATATAATGCGGAATTTAAAATACGTGCCGTCAAAAAAAATATGAACGGTAAGGGACCGACTCAGATTTTCATGGAGAATGGATTTAACTTGGATGTGATTGGAGCTAAAAAAGCCCAATCGGCAATAAGTCGTTGGAAAAACACTTATAAAACATTGGGGGAACAAGGTTTTTTAGAAGAGCGTCGGGGGAAAGGCGGCACAGGTCGCCCTTCCACAAAAGATATATCATCTGAGAAGAAATTAGAAAAAGCTGAAGCCCGTATAAAGTATTTAGAAGCTGAATTAGAATTACTAAAAAAGCTAGAGGAACTCGAAAGGCAGGTGAAGAAGTAATTTTAGCACCCCGCGAAAAATACGCATTGATTAACGAGGTCATTCGGAAATATCAACTAAAG
This window of the Sporosarcina ureilytica genome carries:
- a CDS encoding L-lactate MFS transporter, which encodes MNIQLNRWRVLIASTIINLCVGAVYAFSIFALPLTEVLDASISEIMIAFTINAALFPIPMILGGKLVDKGYAKIAIMLGGSLFGVGFVLSGLVTATWMLYITYGIIGGLGQGMVYSATIGNSVKLFPDKKGLATGIVTAGYGGGAILIAPIANALISSKGVQPTLMTLGVTFLVIILSFSLLVKACPVGYTPQGWTPPGGNKGSSINIPWNEMVKKPIFYVIISMFCIGALSGMMITSNASVIGQTMFGLSAATAALYVSLYSLSNCLGRVFWGAVSDKIGRTKCLMIIYVVIAAMMLTIATATSVTGFVVAIIGIGLCFGGTMGIFPSIVSEKFGMKYYGVNYGITFIGYSGAAFFGPRIANSVAAQNDGMFTNAFYIALVISLVGLLLTFVFKAMENKKQAVSLSATESVIN
- a CDS encoding GNAT family N-acetyltransferase; translated protein: MVISIKQCSQSDLYKLQEISYETFDETFREQNSPENMNAYLEKAFNLNQLENELSTPHSQFFFIYVNSDIAGYLKVNTNDAQSEDMGNASLEIERIYIKKQFQGLGLGKQLFNQAIEIALEQNKQSVWLGVWEKNEHAIAFYEKVGFVQTELNPE